One window from the genome of Pseudomonas sp. L5B5 encodes:
- the dacB gene encoding D-alanyl-D-alanine carboxypeptidase/D-alanyl-D-alanine-endopeptidase: MIKSLRPLLLASVFLPLAFQASAAPINTTLTPKVQQALKAAKLQNNALSLVMLPLNGPGTPTIFNADVSVNPASTMKLVTTYAALEMLGPTHQWKTEFYTDGTLSGGILNGNLYLKGGGDPKLNMEKLWLLMRDLRANGVQQVTGDLVLDRNFFVQPQLPEFNDDGNDENKPFLVKPDSLMVNLKALRFVARNDSGRVLVSVEPPIAKIRIDNQVKAINGKQCTGDVRYNPVTQADGSVVVTVGGQLGDGCSSQTYLSLLDHATYTAGAVRAIWSELGGSIQGKDRLAVVPKDAKVLARAFSPDLAEIIRDINKYSNNTMAQQLFLSLGAKYRNEADGDDAKAAQRVVRQWLAKKGITSPHLVMENGSGLSRAERVSAREMAGLLQAAWKSPYAAEFISSMPIAGMDGTMRKRLKRTAMSGEAHIKTGTLNTVRAIAGYSRDDNGNTWAVVAILNDPQPFGASSVLDQVLLDLYRQPKLANSASAL; this comes from the coding sequence ATGATCAAATCGTTGCGTCCTCTTTTGCTCGCCAGTGTCTTCCTGCCCCTGGCATTCCAGGCCTCCGCCGCCCCGATCAACACCACCCTGACCCCCAAGGTCCAGCAAGCCCTCAAGGCCGCCAAGCTGCAGAACAATGCCTTGTCCCTGGTGATGCTGCCCCTCAACGGTCCCGGCACCCCGACCATCTTCAACGCCGATGTCTCGGTCAACCCGGCCTCCACCATGAAGCTGGTGACCACCTACGCGGCCCTGGAAATGCTGGGACCGACCCACCAGTGGAAGACCGAGTTCTATACCGACGGCACCCTCAGCGGCGGCATCCTCAACGGCAACCTGTACCTCAAGGGCGGCGGCGATCCCAAGCTGAACATGGAGAAGCTCTGGCTGCTGATGCGCGACCTGCGGGCCAATGGCGTACAGCAGGTCACGGGCGACCTGGTACTGGACCGCAACTTCTTCGTGCAACCGCAACTGCCGGAGTTCAATGACGATGGCAACGACGAGAACAAGCCGTTCCTGGTCAAGCCTGACTCGCTGATGGTCAACCTCAAGGCCCTGCGTTTTGTCGCCCGCAACGATTCCGGACGCGTCCTGGTCTCGGTGGAACCCCCCATTGCCAAGATCCGCATCGACAACCAGGTCAAGGCCATCAACGGCAAGCAGTGCACGGGCGATGTGCGCTACAACCCGGTGACCCAGGCCGATGGCAGCGTGGTCGTCACCGTCGGCGGCCAGTTGGGCGATGGCTGCAGCTCACAGACCTACCTGTCGCTGCTGGACCACGCCACCTACACCGCCGGTGCGGTACGGGCGATCTGGAGCGAACTGGGCGGCAGCATCCAGGGCAAGGATCGCCTCGCCGTGGTGCCCAAGGATGCCAAGGTCCTGGCCCGGGCGTTCTCGCCGGACCTGGCGGAGATCATCCGCGACATCAACAAGTACAGTAACAACACCATGGCCCAGCAGCTGTTTCTGAGCCTGGGCGCCAAGTACCGCAACGAAGCCGACGGCGACGACGCCAAGGCAGCGCAACGCGTGGTCCGCCAGTGGCTGGCGAAAAAAGGCATCACCTCGCCGCACCTGGTGATGGAGAACGGTTCAGGGCTGTCGCGTGCCGAGCGCGTCAGCGCCCGGGAGATGGCCGGCCTGTTGCAGGCCGCCTGGAAAAGCCCGTACGCCGCCGAGTTCATCAGTTCGATGCCGATCGCCGGCATGGACGGCACTATGCGCAAGCGCCTCAAGCGCACGGCCATGTCCGGTGAAGCCCACATCAAGACCGGCACCTTGAACACGGTCCGTGCCATCGCCGGCTACAGCCGCGACGACAACGGCAATACCTGGGCAGTGGTGGCGATTCTCAACGATCCACAACCCTTCGGCGCGTCCTCCGTATTGGACCAGGTCCTGCTGGACCTGTACCGCCAGCCCAAGCTGGCCAACAGCGCCTCGGCGCTGTAA
- a CDS encoding diguanylate cyclase: MPLHVVRPKILGFISEEVSAWLVALLVLLAGAILTGLLAWSTYSVNKQQLRQRFQLLASERYSRIEERFQDQEQRLDGLRRFFVNSDLVTRQDFDGYAKPLLRRTQAYAWAPLISRDQRPAFEQSVRDQGVAGFSILQLNTAGQMEPAGEHESYAPVLYSQTQSPMGSPLGYDLLAHPLRRATLERAGALDGMAVSPPVHLVAVDPAYARGVVLAAPVRRAAHNGQEQSRPDGYVLAVISLRQLVADGLPMPASDNLSVRILDLSSEGRHEVLYESNNPPISSHLTASRLLRLADRDYQVDIRPGAAFLQANHSSLNSLVILGGLLSLLLSALLYVLVSQRQRALTLVEQRTAELRSREHELRGTHSQLRSVLNAATQVAIIATDLRGVITTFNAGAEQMLGYSNSEVVGLLTLESLHLPEELESWAQSLSQRYGKPIPVSQAMLVEEGMVGGHETREWTLVRRDGSHLPVNMLATPVLDDQGLWIGHLAICIDITERKRVHEALAARDRLLKRLSAHVPGGIYQFKLDAEGHSSFTYASDGIREVYEIDPQQLQQDAAPAFERIHPEDVERVRESIALSAQDLSPWREEYRVCLPERGLRWMRGAASPESLPGGGVLWHGYISDISDLKRVEEELRALSVTDALTGIHNRRYFQEQLQHEMQRLERSGGEMAVIMLDIDHFKRINDQYGHAVGDQVLRGVCERIGRRLRRTDVFCRLGGEEFMILCPGTSGRQALILAQELWQGLRSASIEQVGIVTASFGIASWREGEGADGLLLRADSGVYAAKQAGRDRVEPEQA, translated from the coding sequence ATGCCGTTGCATGTGGTACGCCCGAAAATCCTGGGTTTCATCAGTGAAGAAGTTTCCGCCTGGCTGGTGGCCCTGTTGGTGCTGCTGGCGGGCGCTATCCTGACCGGGCTCCTGGCCTGGTCCACCTATAGCGTCAACAAGCAGCAACTGCGCCAGCGCTTCCAGTTGCTGGCCAGCGAGCGCTACAGCCGGATCGAGGAGCGCTTCCAGGACCAGGAGCAACGCCTGGATGGCCTGCGTCGATTCTTCGTCAACTCCGACCTGGTGACTCGCCAGGACTTCGATGGTTATGCCAAGCCTCTGTTGCGTCGTACCCAGGCCTATGCCTGGGCGCCGCTGATCAGTCGTGACCAGCGTCCGGCCTTCGAGCAGTCGGTACGGGACCAGGGCGTGGCGGGTTTTTCCATCCTGCAACTCAATACCGCCGGGCAGATGGAGCCGGCCGGCGAGCACGAGAGCTATGCCCCGGTGCTCTACAGCCAGACCCAGAGCCCCATGGGCTCGCCGCTTGGCTATGACCTGCTGGCCCACCCCCTGCGCCGGGCGACCCTGGAGCGCGCCGGGGCGCTGGACGGCATGGCGGTTTCACCACCGGTGCACCTGGTGGCGGTCGATCCGGCCTATGCCCGGGGCGTGGTGCTGGCCGCGCCGGTCCGGCGTGCGGCGCACAATGGCCAGGAGCAGTCGCGGCCCGACGGGTACGTGCTGGCGGTGATCAGCCTGCGGCAACTGGTGGCCGACGGGCTGCCGATGCCGGCCAGCGACAATCTCTCGGTGCGCATCCTCGACCTGTCCAGCGAGGGCCGGCATGAGGTGCTCTACGAGTCGAACAATCCGCCGATCAGCAGCCATCTGACCGCTAGCCGCCTGTTGCGCCTGGCAGATCGCGATTACCAGGTGGATATCCGCCCCGGCGCGGCCTTCCTGCAGGCCAATCATTCTTCCCTGAACAGCCTGGTGATCCTCGGCGGCCTGCTCAGCCTGTTGCTCAGTGCGTTGCTTTATGTACTGGTGAGCCAGCGGCAGCGGGCCCTGACCCTGGTGGAGCAGCGCACCGCCGAGTTGCGCAGCCGCGAGCACGAGCTGCGCGGCACCCACAGCCAGCTGCGTAGCGTGCTCAATGCCGCGACCCAGGTGGCAATCATCGCCACCGACTTGCGAGGGGTGATTACCACCTTCAATGCCGGGGCCGAGCAGATGCTCGGCTATAGCAACAGTGAAGTCGTGGGCCTGCTGACCCTCGAAAGCCTGCACCTGCCCGAGGAACTCGAGAGCTGGGCCCAGAGCCTCAGCCAGCGCTACGGCAAGCCGATCCCGGTGTCCCAGGCGATGCTGGTGGAAGAGGGCATGGTGGGCGGTCATGAAACCCGGGAGTGGACCCTGGTACGTCGCGATGGCAGCCATCTGCCGGTGAACATGCTGGCAACCCCGGTGCTGGACGACCAGGGCTTGTGGATCGGCCACCTGGCGATCTGCATCGACATCACCGAGCGCAAGCGAGTGCACGAGGCCCTGGCAGCCCGTGATCGGCTGCTCAAGCGACTCAGTGCCCACGTTCCAGGCGGGATCTATCAGTTCAAGCTGGATGCCGAGGGGCACTCCAGCTTCACCTATGCCAGCGATGGCATCCGCGAGGTCTACGAGATCGATCCGCAGCAATTGCAACAGGATGCAGCGCCAGCGTTCGAGCGCATTCATCCCGAAGATGTGGAACGGGTGAGGGAGTCGATAGCGCTGTCGGCACAAGATCTGAGCCCGTGGCGCGAGGAGTACCGGGTCTGCCTGCCGGAGCGCGGTCTGCGCTGGATGCGTGGCGCCGCGAGCCCGGAAAGCCTGCCCGGTGGCGGGGTATTGTGGCACGGCTATATCTCGGACATCTCCGACCTCAAGCGGGTCGAGGAGGAACTGCGCGCCCTATCGGTCACCGACGCCCTGACCGGGATTCACAACCGACGGTATTTCCAGGAACAGTTGCAGCATGAAATGCAGCGCCTGGAGCGCAGCGGCGGGGAGATGGCGGTGATCATGCTGGACATCGACCACTTCAAGCGGATCAACGATCAGTACGGCCATGCCGTGGGCGATCAGGTGCTGCGTGGCGTATGCGAGCGCATCGGTCGACGCCTGCGACGTACCGATGTGTTCTGCCGCCTGGGGGGCGAGGAATTCATGATCCTGTGTCCCGGCACCAGCGGCCGACAGGCGCTGATCCTGGCCCAGGAACTGTGGCAGGGCCTGCGCAGTGCGTCGATCGAGCAGGTAGGGATTGTCACCGCCAGTTTCGGCATTGCCAGCTGGCGTGAGGGCGAAGGGGCGGATGGCTTGTTGCTGCGGGCCGATTCGGGCGTCTATGCGGCCAAGCAGGCCGGGCGCGATCGGGTAGAGCCCGAGCAGGCTTGA
- the rlmKL gene encoding bifunctional 23S rRNA (guanine(2069)-N(7))-methyltransferase RlmK/23S rRNA (guanine(2445)-N(2))-methyltransferase RlmL, giving the protein MSDRYELFLTCPKGLEGLLIEEAVGLGLEQAREHTSAVRGMADMETAYRLCLWSRLANRVLLVLKRFPMKSADDLYHGVLDVDWQDHMLADGTLAVEFSGHGSGIDNTHFGALKVKDAIVDKLRTPTGERPSIDKLNPDLRIHLRLDRGEAILSLDLSGHSLHQRGYRLQQGAAPLKENLAAAILIRSGWPRIAADGGALADPMCGVGTFLVEAAMIAADIAPNLKREQWGFTAWLGHVPALWRKLHEEAQARAQAGLAKPPLWIRGYEADPRLIQPGRNNVERAGLSDWIKIYQGEVATFEPRPDQNQKGLVICNPPYGERLGDEASLLYLYQNLGERLRQACLNWEAAVFTGAPDLGKRMGIRSHKQYSFWNGALPCKLLLIKVLPDQFVTGERRSPEQRQLEREQALAVVDEPPVRQYNKNGNPIKPAPAPAPVVEQARLSEGGQMFANRLQKNLKQLGKWARREGVECYRVYDADMPEYSLAIDLYQDWVHVQEYAAPKSVDPEKAQARLFDALAAIPQALNVDKSRVVIKRRERQSGTRQYERQSAQGQFTEVREGGIKLLVNLTDYLDTGLFLDHRPMRMRIQKEAAGKRFLNLFCYTATASVHAAKGGARSTTSVDLSKTYLDWARRNFSLNGFSDKNRLEQGDVMAWLETCRDEFDLIFIDPPTFSNSKRMEGVFDVQRDQVQLLDLAMARLAPGGVLYFSNNFRKFQLDENLAARYQVEEITASTIDPDFARNGKIHRAWKISVR; this is encoded by the coding sequence GCGTTTCCCGATGAAGAGCGCCGACGACCTCTATCACGGCGTGCTGGACGTCGACTGGCAGGACCACATGCTGGCAGACGGCACCCTGGCGGTGGAATTCAGCGGCCATGGTTCGGGCATCGACAACACCCATTTCGGCGCCTTGAAGGTCAAGGATGCCATCGTCGACAAACTGCGCACGCCCACCGGCGAGCGTCCGTCCATCGACAAGCTCAACCCGGACTTGCGCATCCATCTGCGCCTGGACCGCGGCGAAGCCATCCTCTCCCTGGACCTGTCCGGCCATAGCCTGCACCAGCGCGGTTATCGCCTGCAGCAGGGCGCCGCGCCGCTGAAGGAAAACCTCGCGGCGGCCATCCTGATCCGTTCCGGCTGGCCTCGCATCGCTGCCGACGGCGGCGCCCTGGCCGACCCGATGTGCGGGGTCGGGACCTTCCTGGTGGAGGCGGCGATGATCGCCGCGGATATCGCTCCCAACCTCAAGCGCGAACAATGGGGTTTCACCGCCTGGCTCGGGCATGTCCCGGCGCTGTGGCGCAAGCTGCACGAAGAGGCCCAGGCCCGGGCCCAGGCTGGCCTGGCCAAGCCGCCGCTGTGGATTCGCGGTTATGAAGCCGATCCGCGCCTGATCCAGCCGGGCCGCAACAACGTCGAGCGTGCCGGCCTGAGCGACTGGATCAAGATCTACCAGGGTGAAGTGGCGACGTTCGAGCCGCGCCCGGACCAGAACCAGAAAGGCCTGGTGATCTGCAACCCACCCTACGGCGAGCGCCTGGGTGACGAAGCCAGCCTGCTGTACCTCTACCAGAACCTCGGCGAGCGCCTGCGCCAGGCCTGCCTGAACTGGGAAGCAGCGGTCTTCACCGGTGCCCCGGACCTGGGCAAGCGCATGGGGATTCGCAGCCACAAGCAATACTCGTTCTGGAACGGCGCCTTGCCTTGCAAGCTGCTGCTGATCAAGGTGCTGCCCGACCAGTTCGTCACGGGCGAGCGCCGCAGCCCCGAGCAGCGTCAACTGGAGCGCGAACAGGCCCTGGCCGTGGTGGACGAGCCTCCAGTGCGCCAGTACAACAAGAATGGCAATCCGATCAAGCCGGCTCCGGCTCCGGCGCCGGTGGTCGAGCAGGCACGCCTGAGCGAGGGCGGGCAGATGTTCGCCAACCGCCTGCAGAAGAACCTCAAGCAACTGGGCAAGTGGGCCAGGCGTGAAGGTGTCGAGTGCTATCGGGTCTACGATGCCGACATGCCCGAGTACTCCCTGGCCATCGACCTCTATCAGGACTGGGTGCACGTTCAGGAATACGCGGCGCCCAAGTCGGTGGATCCTGAAAAGGCCCAGGCTCGCCTGTTCGATGCCCTGGCGGCGATTCCCCAGGCACTGAACGTCGACAAGAGCCGGGTGGTGATCAAGCGCCGCGAGCGCCAGAGCGGCACCCGCCAGTACGAACGCCAGAGTGCCCAGGGCCAGTTCACCGAAGTTCGCGAAGGCGGGATCAAACTGCTGGTGAACCTGACCGACTACCTGGATACCGGGCTGTTCCTCGACCACCGGCCGATGCGCATGCGCATCCAGAAGGAGGCGGCGGGCAAGCGCTTCCTCAACCTGTTCTGCTACACCGCGACCGCCAGTGTGCACGCGGCCAAGGGCGGAGCCCGCAGCACCACCAGCGTCGACCTGTCGAAAACCTACCTGGACTGGGCGCGTCGCAACTTCTCGCTCAATGGTTTTTCCGACAAGAACCGCCTGGAGCAGGGCGATGTGATGGCCTGGCTGGAGACCTGCCGCGATGAGTTCGACCTGATCTTCATCGACCCGCCGACCTTCTCCAACTCCAAGCGCATGGAAGGTGTGTTCGACGTGCAGCGTGACCAGGTGCAATTGCTCGACCTGGCCATGGCGCGCCTGGCGCCCGGCGGCGTGCTGTATTTCTCCAACAACTTCCGCAAGTTCCAGCTGGATGAAAACCTCGCCGCGCGATATCAGGTCGAGGAGATCACGGCGAGCACCATCGACCCGGACTTCGCCCGCAATGGCAAAATCCACCGCGCCTGGAAGATCAGCGTCCGCTGA